One Anthonomus grandis grandis chromosome 13, icAntGran1.3, whole genome shotgun sequence DNA segment encodes these proteins:
- the LOC126743913 gene encoding uncharacterized protein LOC126743913 codes for MSEKFRTKPKERLSKSIAPTHLSEHIARLAVPKMSRSIPEEEVVKVKKSAMKYKATKRIQNLAKPKRVNPKKTEASRVDPLTQSITSVSPSALNYKPTRRILELAQPKE; via the coding sequence atgtccgAAAAATTCAGAACGAAACCCAAAGAACGACTTTCGAAATCGATCGCGCCCACTCATTTATCCGAGCATATCGCTCGTTTAGCAGTACCAAAGATGAGCCGTTCCATCCCGGAAGAAGAGGTGGTTAAAGTGAAAAAGTCCGCAATGAAGTACAAGGCCACCAAGAGGATTCAAAATTTGGCAAAACCCAAGCGAGTTAATCCGAAAAAGACCGAAGCAAGCAGAGTTGACCCTTTAACTCAGTCTATTACTAGCGTTAGTCCAAGTGCTTTGAACTATAAACCTACCAGGAGGATACTGGAGTTGGCTCAGCCTAAGGAGTAA